The DNA sequence CGTGGCCTGCCGCACCCGTGCGTATTCCGGTTCCCAGGCCGCCTTTCCGCTTTCGGGCCGCCGCACCACGTCGGCGAAGCGGGGCAGAAACCAGTCGAACTTCTCCGCGCTGGCCTCGTCCTCGCGGCGGCGCAGCACCGGGGCTCCGAAGGGTGGGTAAAACAGCTCCTTTTCCTTGGCGTTCAGCCAGCAGACCAGTTGCAGCGCCTGTTCGGCCAGCGGATCAGCCCAGGGCAGCTCCCGAAAGTCGCCGAGCAGGGCCGTGAGCCGCAGCAGGGCCTCGTGGTGCAGAGCCAGCGCGGGGTGCAGCAAACTCCAGACGCCCACGAAGCCGTCGACATCGAAGTGATTGGCCGTCACGGCCCGGGCGGCCAGGCCGGGCGTGGCCGGCGCGTGCAGCGCCCGCAACACCGAGCCGGCGCTGGTATCGTCGCGGAGCGGGGCGGGCGTGGGCGCCCCGCGCCAGTGGGCCAGCACCAGGGCGGCCCCATTGGCGGTACTGTCGACCACGATAGTAGGCTGCTGGCGCAGCTGCTGAAACGGCACGAACTGGTAGGACATACGGCGGCGGGCAAGAAAAATAAAACGGACGATGCCCGGCAAAGCTAGCAGCCGGCCGCTCTAGTCCCGGCGCCGCCGATTGGAAATACGCTCGACGCGGCTGCGCCGCACCCAGTGCAGATACTTCTGCAGCTCGGGGGCCGCCTGCAGGGCCTCAACCGTGGAATAGCGGCGGGCCAGCTCCCGGTTGGAAAACATCAGGTGCACGGTGCTGTGGCAAGGCTGGCACAACGCCACCGTGGGGCCGTACCGGCCGCCTTCTTCCCGGGGTACCAAATGGTGGCGCGATACCGACCCTACCTCCCGCAGGCACAGCTCACAGCAGGGTTCCGCCGGTTTTTTTTCTGGCCCGGGGCCGGGTAGCACTAGCCGCCGGTTACGCCGCCGCGCCATAATACAAAGAAAGGCAATACGTTGGAGGGCAAATCTCTGGCACGCTTTTTATAAACGGACAACGACGAGAAATAAAAAAAGATGTTGCATCTGCATTCAATTTAATTCTATATTTGATTGCGGGTATGGAGTAAATACCCTTCAGCGCTGACATTTACTCGCTTTAAGGACTTCTACGGCAAGGGGTGCTTTTCCGCCTTTTATCGTTAAAGTCCTATTCAAGACCTTTTTCGTTCTGCACATTAACCCTTTTTCCATACACACATGCGTGACTTTACTCCCAGTTCTTCACTTCGCCTTTCGCACCTGCTGCGCGCCGCCGGCCTGGTGTTAGCCTTGTTGGTACTGACGCCAACGACTTCGCGCGCCCAAACCTGGCTGGTTTCAACCGACGGCTACATCAAGATGGGCGTTATGGATAAGTTCGGCCAGTTGGGAGCGTACACCGCGCGCTTCGTGGTGACGAGCCAGACGACCGGCAAGGCCTATATCCTGGTCAAGCAGATTGCCAAAGGCCAGAACGGCATCGACGTGGTATTCCCCTCCGAGCCTTCCGACCCGGATTATTTCCAGACCGAATCGGGGGAAGCCGCCAAGGGCACGCCCGGGCGCTACACCTGGGAATGCCAGGTAGCCGGCAAGAAAGTAGTGGGGGGGCGGTTCAACTTCCCCGAAGTAGGCAACGACGTAACCGTGGTGGACAAGCGGTAAAGCGCTTGACCAGTTCCGAGTTTTCTGCAAAGCCCGCCCTGCTACCCGCAGCGGCGGGCTTTTTCTTGTCTGGCAGCCGCGCCCTTGCCACCCGGCTTTGCGTATACTGGCTACCGACCGGGCCCAGCCGGGCTCCCCGCCTTCCTTTTCCTCACTGCTTAACCCGTAGCAGCCATGCCTAAGAAATCATTCAGCGAGCTTATCAACAGTCCGGGCATGCCGGTGCTGGTCGACTTTTACGCCGACTGGTGCGGGCCCTGCAAAACCATGGCCCCGATTCTGGAGCAGGTGGCTTCCCAGCACCAGGGCAAGCTCAAAGTCATTAAGATTGACGTGGACAAGAACCCGGCCGTGGCCCAGCAGTTTCGGGTGCAGGGCATTCCCACCCTGATTCTGTTCCACAAGGGCCAGCCGGTGTGGCGGCAGTCGGGGGTGGTGCCGGCCCAGCAGCTCAGCCAAACGGTGCAGACTTACCTGTAGCAGGCAACCTTTCCCGCCTTCTCCGACTCTATTCCGGAGTGCCGCTTCTAGCCCGCTGCCCCAGCGGGGCCGGGCCGGGTGCGGTAATTCACTCATCAACAGGTAGTAGTCGTAAACTATCCGCTTTTAATCGGGGTTGGGCAGGCTAAGCTGACTACCTTTGTGTTAGCTCGTTCTGTTTGCCCCAATGCGTTTATACTTTACGTCTCTCCGATTTGGCTTATTCCTTTTACTCAGCAGTTTGCCCCTGGGCCTGCACGCCCAGCAGCGTTATACCCTAACCGGCTACGTCCGCTCCGGGGCCGACCGGAGCGTGCTGCCGGGCGCTTCGGTGGCCGTGCCTTCCCTGGGAACGGGCGTTACGGCCGATGCGGAGGGCTTCTATACCCTGACCCTGCCCGAGGGCCGCTACCAGCTGGTGATTTCCTTTATCGGCTACCAGACCCAGACCCGCGACCTGAACGTGAACCGCTCGGCCCGCTTGTCGTTCAGCTTGCCCGAAGCCAGCAACCAGCTGGGCGAAGTCGTCATCGAGGGCACGGGCACGCTGGAGCAGAAGCTGCAAACCACCCAGATGAGCGTGGAACACCTCAACGCCCGCGACGCCAAGCTGCTGCCGGCCCTGTTCGGGGAAGTGGATTTGCTCAAAACCCTGCAACTCAAGCCGGGCGTGCAAAACGGCGGCGAAGGCACCAGCGGCCTGTTTGTGCGCGGCGGCTCGGCCGACCAAAACCTGTTTCTGCTCGACGACGCGGTGGTGTACAACCCCTCGCACCTGTTCGGCCTGTTTTCGGTGTTCAACGCCGACGCCGTGCAGAGCGTGGACCTGTACAAAGGTGGCTTCCCGGCCCAGTACGGCGGGCGGTTGTCGTCGGTGGTGGATGTGAAGACGCGGGAAGGCAACCCGGAAAAGTATAGCGTGAGCGGGGGTCTGGGCCTGATTTCGTCGCGCCTGACGGTGGAAGGCCCCATCGTGAAAGACAAGGGCGCGTTTTCCCTGTCGGGGCGGCGCACCTACTTCGACGTGTTTACGCGCCAGATCAACAAGCTCAACAAGAACAAGGAAGACTACAGCCCCATTCCGGACTACTATTTCTACGACTTCAACGCCAAAGCCAACTACAAGCTCGGCGAGAAGGACCAGATTTTCCTGACCGGCT is a window from the Hymenobacter aquaticus genome containing:
- the trxA gene encoding thioredoxin; translation: MPKKSFSELINSPGMPVLVDFYADWCGPCKTMAPILEQVASQHQGKLKVIKIDVDKNPAVAQQFRVQGIPTLILFHKGQPVWRQSGVVPAQQLSQTVQTYL
- a CDS encoding DUF6687 family protein — translated: MSYQFVPFQQLRQQPTIVVDSTANGAALVLAHWRGAPTPAPLRDDTSAGSVLRALHAPATPGLAARAVTANHFDVDGFVGVWSLLHPALALHHEALLRLTALLGDFRELPWADPLAEQALQLVCWLNAKEKELFYPPFGAPVLRRREDEASAEKFDWFLPRFADVVRRPESGKAAWEPEYARVRQATAVMRSPATTLTRYPEIGLVVVRTPEPLPYYALFGPTTGSDIVLSIYDGQRYELEYKYTTWIDLESRPTLPRLPLNALAARLNAQEHSPRRWTFDGITDTGPLLRLEGKRLTKPQRYADPDQRPIHASSISPEVLEQTVVQFFEQGYAAMQPRRYWTWPEIKAAGQLLPTR
- a CDS encoding HNH endonuclease encodes the protein MVPREEGGRYGPTVALCQPCHSTVHLMFSNRELARRYSTVEALQAAPELQKYLHWVRRSRVERISNRRRRD